GCCGGGTGATTTTTGCCACCCACCGTTACCGTTGGCGGTGGCAAAGACGCGGAAATGGGGCTGATGCGGTTTGCTTATTGTATTCAAATTTTGCTCACGCGCTTACACGTCGTTCGACCACCAAATCGGGTGCTGGCCTCCGCAGCCCACTTGatgggggagggagggaaatTTTTCACCCAGGTCTGTCCCGCCTGGGGTCTGTTTCCCGCTGTGCCAATCTAACCGCGCATGGCCATGAGGGGAGGCAAAGAGAAAAAGCGACGGTGGGCGATATGATCGATACGATATTTATGCTTCCCCACACACGGCGGCCAAGCATCTTCTTTATTCCCACCAGCAATCACAATATCGGACCCGTTTTCGGCCATTTAAGCCACCGGAGTACGTAATTATTGATCGATCGCGGACCCCCGACGGTTCGCGGTGAGGCTTGCTGTCGGAAGGaaaatggacgaaaaaaaaaaacgaggatCTCGGTTGGCGAGTTTCGATTTTCACATCGTTAAGTGAAACTGCATGCAATCGCTTTCGAAGCACCATTTAAATAAGGTGAAGATGTGATTgggaggaacaaaaacaaagtgaGTCGGTTTGTGGCTTTGTGGCACACCTGTTTGGGAGCCTGCGGTGTGCTAGTGTTTGGCGTACGATGCATAAATGAATGACGCATCTCCTCCGACACGTGggacacattttccattttcattccggttttgcatttttgcgtAACTTCATGCGCACACGGACGCAAATGATGCGTAAGCGGAGCAGCATCGGTAATACACATACGCGCGGAATAAAATGCAGCTAAATTTAATAGTGTTTAACGGTCATATTTGATTGCGACACACGCGGAAGGGTTAATATTCACCCGCCACAAATGCCTGCGCAATCTATGCCTTTTTCGTGATCTCCATGTAAGTTATGTATTTATGGTTTAGTTTTATGATGAGCTTTGCTTAACGATCCTTGAACGCGTGATCCGTGAAAAGAATTTTGACGAGATCTGAAAGCTATTGACCATTTCTTACTGAAATAActtttgcattaaaaaagtGACAcaatgtttcgatttttcatgTGTTTACTCTGCATTCTGGTGGTCAGAACACCAGTCAGTGGTATTTGGCTACGGAGATTTGGAAGCGCCATCAGTAGATTTATGGCAAGTACGGCTAGAACTGTGAAAGATCTTCGATTTTTGGCTTGTTTGTATCGCCTGCTTCATTCTAGTTTAAAAAAGCGTGGTCCACTTCGTGGTGGCCGCGTGTCAAGCATCTACAATATCCTGGAATTTTTTGTTACTCTTAACTAAAGTGATGGTACATGTCACTAGGAGGAATTTCAAGAAGTAGACATATATTTGGCAagttcaaatttcaaatgtaaggaataaaatgtaattaaggtgatttacatttcttttttccatttgtttatcATCCATTCAGTAAAGACGCTTCTTAGAACATATGGACTTAGTAGTCGGTCCGCAAACTAAAGAGGTAGTGGAATTCATTTACAACTACGAACTAATTACGTAGGAATATTTGCAAAACCTCGGCAAAGAAGAAGCAAATacgaaaatgtttccttcatgtaaaagaaaatttattaagATCGTTTTTCTATCCTTTTATTTGTACTgcgggaagaaggaaaaaaactgataaattaattaacgaaTGAAGCAAAACTGTCCGCACCACTGTAATCGATGTTTTTCAGCGTTCATAATATCGAGTTGAAAACTTGGATATCTCCTCAAGACaccttttgttttacaaaacaatactTTTGGTGTAACATAGGGTTAAGCgaagaaattattgtttaaagttcagtaaaatttattttaagaaatactttatttatgtgtttacAACATAATTTGTCATGCCCGTTGTTATGCGATGTTCTACCATGTTTGACAGCAATCGCGTTTGACAGTAGGCTGTGCTGTCAGTGGCATTTCATTCTTTCGTTTGACAGACACCATCGCTCACGTcgtaaaatcaacaaacagtGTGCTTTTTACTCTAATTTGTGCTTCAAGGCATTCACTTTTCGGGTTGGGATCGCTAGTTTTCGAAAGTACATACAACACCCCACTAGAATCTTGAACACGGCTTCGCACGGTTGATTGAGCAGCGTAAACCCTAAAGAACACTCATTGTAGAATCCATCCTTTTGTGAgagtgcagcagcaacagtggcGCTGACGGTAGTTGCTGCGGCGCAGCCGATAACAACGGTGCTGACGGCCGAAGAACAGGAGCAGCTACGCGCCCCAACGACAGGGCGCTTGCGACAGCGAAACATGGTAAACTATTGGCCTGTCGGTGGACCTCTGCATCAGGTGCAGATGCAGTTGGTTCCATTGGTTGGTGCCAGATCGCGACAAAAATAACGCATGCTCTCATCGCCACAtttgttccaattttttttctccgggTGCAATACACTCGTCCGTGCAGTCTATTACAGAATTTTTGAAAGATCTGCCGTGCCACAATGAGGAAAACTTTTCGCTCTTCAATACGGAAAATGGCGTGAAAACATCCTCGAAAAGGCCTTCCGTATACATCCCCACGGTGGATATTCCTTCAGAGCAGGGTAAGTACGCACCGACTGTTGGTAGTTTGGTTTCTCGCGGTTTTAGTACAAacgtttccttccttttgctttACAGTAATAGTCACCGACAAGAAGAACATTTTGCTCCGTTACATACATCACCAATGGGATAAAAAGGTAAGGAACAATTGAACGCCTGAAACATAGAAACACATCAAGCTATACAATGTTATGCTTCTTTGCCTTTCTCAGAATCCACCCAAAAAGCGTGAGCTTGAAAATGCCTCGAATGATCTGCTCCGTAAAAGACCCCGCCTTGAAACACGCGACAATAACAACACGTAGACGGTAAAGATGGGTCAATGGCGGAAGCACACTGAATTAGCGTACTAAAGGAATTTAATGATAAGCTGAAAGTGTCAAGCCGGATGGAGGATTATGTAAGGAGAACAAGGCGTAAAAATTGCGTGTAATATGTCAGATCGAATATCTCACTCAACGTTGAAGCAAGGAAGGATATCGTTCTGTAGCGAAGAATTGTAAACGAAACCAGCTCTCATCAATACAGTCTCGATACTGGGGTGATTTTTTCAAACCTCCAGCAACACATCGCTGGAAACGAAAGGTTTATCTAGCGTATTTTTCTATGCCCTCGATGCGTGAAGCAGTAAGATTtgtaaaatgctttttttctggtaGGATGTCTAAAGAAGCTCGTGTTTAATTCAATGCTCGTTCCGAAGGtattttgtgttcgtttttacGTTTCTAAGTTGCTTAAACCAGGTCATAATGTGGATAATGCAGGATTCGATGCGTTGTAAGTATAAACAAAGTGAAAAAGTAGATCCTTAAAGCCAGGCCAAGACCGACAGCGGTGCCCAGGAAGAACAGTTTCTCAAGTGTATTAAACCCCAATCAACATGCCCACCATACGCTCTTCACCGATGGCCCTTTTTCGCAGCGTACGATCGATGTCATActcaatacaatacaatacaaccCGATTCCCTTTTTGCGCGGACATTGAACTTTCCTAATATCAGGACATCGGTAACAGGTAGCGTAGTAGAAGTTTAGGAAATTTGATGTATACAATTCGTGTTGCATCACAGTGAAAGCAAAGCAGGAAAATACCTTCCTCTTACTGGCAATGCTGTTTATCTAAATTTTCTTCGAAAAGGGGAAAGGAAATAGCTACTGAAAAGCGGGATagtaaagtgaaatctaaCATTGTCAGGAAGACTTCTGTAACGGGCAAGTATCACCAAAATTTTCCTCTACTGCTACTCATATAAAACATCATTGAGCTATCccataatgaaacaaataccACGTACATTAAATGTAGTAAAagttttatcaattttctagatcgaaaatggaaagaattgCACGAACATTACCTCTGAATCAAAACTTGAATTTACAAATcaaaactttgtttttgcaccattCCAGCGATTCAACAAGTACCGTCTGTTTCTGAAACTAAAATGCATCTAATTGTGCTgtcaatgaaatgaaatgttttttgttgttgttgctgctccaTCACTTCAGTTGCAAAAGCAGGACAACCTTCTACACGTGGTGGGGCCGCCTACGTGCGACCGGAAGCCGAATAAACGAAACGAGTTTACCGCACATCAAAAGCGGCACGGTATAACTTTTCGCTGTGCAAATTTGCATCGCGTGTGTATATCCATGCACGAGTAACACGAGATGTTTGCGAAGCGGCGGGTGAAGCACACATCCACGAAAACTTCTCCATCTGAATGGTGCACTGTGTGTGCCGTCTGCGTGGTTGTCTGCCGGAGTGCGGATGAAACGCTGGCGTTAAATAGGCGGCGAAGCGAATGAAATGTACGATTTGAGATGATGCCTTTACAAGTTTTATCCCCGCTCGCTTACGTAATGTGTTTCCCGGTAAACGATGAGCCCGGAATGGAAAGCATTTGCAGGGAAGGGCAAGTAAAAGTGTTCGATTTCCTCCCGTACACCCAACCTCGTCGTCGTCGGGTCATCATGGCGTTCGAGTATCGCATATTTGCATATTACGCAAAGGCATCGCTTGCCCTCACTTACAGGATGAATCCActtgaaacaaaatggaaatgaagaTGAGCTGTCCTCGCTCTTCTAGGAACAGAAATTTCGTATCACGTCCACCACCTAGTCACCGTCATACCATCCTTcggtccattgtccttccgtCCGTGAAACGACACGGACGggcaccacacacacagggtTAACGGACCGACCCGTGCTAGCGATGGTGGAAAACAACGCCCACACCCAGTGGAAACTGAACTCAGTAAGGGagcgagcaaaaaaacaaacacgatcggCTTTTGGGACGTAACAAAAGACATAAACATATGCTCGCAGATCTTCGCCACGCTCGCTATATCTCCTGGTGGTGCTCAATTTCTCACTCAAGGCACTCATTTTTCCCGACCGCATCGTGGGcatactctctctctctctctccccaaCATTGCTACGATGTGCGTGCCGTTTGGGGAGCTGCTCtcccaacacacaaacacaaagttGCTTGTGTCTTTAtgcgttgatttttttttttgttttatgctcgcTCGGTTTTTCCGTACCTTAACTTTCCGGCATTTTGTTCgttggttgtttgtgtgcgcacggcgacgacaacgacgacggtGGCTATGGGTGGCCTCTAACGAGTGACAAACAGGTGGTTAATAATAAATACCGACACGCACCAACGGGGGGAAGGTGCAGAGGTTAAGTGAGCGAGTGCGAGAGAGAGGCATGCTGTAGAAAatgtccggttttttttttgccttcgttTCCGATGGGTGGCATTGTCCAAAACATAAACTGTGCCATTCAGCGTACGCCTGGGTGGAGGAGGtaaagggtttgtttttgtttcgcaagcATTTGAGATGAATTTTCTGGGATGTTTCTTTAACCAGTTCTGACAAAGAAAAAGGTACACCCAATCAAATAAGCTCATTCGTCTTCTGCTGCTTGCAGAGATCTCCTGACAAGTGTTAGGGATTGATGAAGAAATCGTACTACTTGCTTGTATGGGTAATGTCCTGTCCTCGTTTGTGATGGTAGTAGTGACAGTAATAATAGTACACTctacgatgtttttttttacgattgtgTATAGAAATCAGCTGAAAGTCGTTAGACAGTTTTGTGTGCacgttattttatttcttgaaCCTCCCCGAAATGGATGGACCCCGGAGGTCGtgagataaaaattaaaatggatTAGAATTAACAGCAGAGAATTGTGGAGCAATCTTTGCAATAGCTATAGATTGTCTTCAGGTGAGTATGATATTAGcagattaatttatttaagtgTAACTAAATTGTCTAAATAGTCCAATTTTGAAGATATTTACATCGGGGTATTGAGGAATACAAAGATTGACCTAGATCATGCATGTACAAAAGGACCAGCAAACAATTGGATACATTTCCTGTCGAAATTCATCTGTCTCTCCGTGCGCGACTGGCGTCCACGTGTCGCCTCCTATccacagaacacacacacacacatacatatatatacacaGACAATGCACGACTGGTGTCGCCGactttttgtggttgttgtatTTCCACCCCCAACGTTCATAATCATTCCCGACCGCGGAATTCCAGCAGGATATGAACACGCGGAAAAGGATTCTCCCGATAAAGCAAGGGATTGGGAGCTTCATAAACACACGCCAGACTCTCTGAGCGGTGATGAGAGTACGTCAGGCTCCACTCTCACCGAGGGAACGCACAAAACGCCGAATGATCAAGCTGCTCAGAGCAACACCGTGCGTTTCCGTACAAATGGGGAAGATTTTCCACCACTCATCCAGGGGGtgcgggtgggtttttttgggAGAGGGGGGTACGGAATTTTTCCACACCCGAACCACGGTtgggcagcagcagtggcagcaacCATCGCAACACTCAGTAGATCGTGAGTGTTTCAATGCGTCGGACGTGCATCGCAAGTGTCGCGGTTACGCCATTCCCGGCTCTCGGAACAAGAAGCGTTAGCGCCcccttacaaaaaaaaaaaaagattcaacCAGCAAGCAGCCCCCACAGGCAAAAGCACCGGGCAGAAAAAGAAGCCCACGCCGTATTTTGTAACGCCTTTCGCGGGATGAGAAGGTAGCAGTGCAGTGAAGAAGTTCGTCTACCAAACCCATCAGTGTTTTGTGTCGTCTGTGGTCTGTCGTGGACGGGTTTACTGGCCACTCTGGTTAATATCTATCTCTTTTCGGGGCACTAACCTTGCTCTGCAACCCCGAATCCCCAGTTGTAGTTGTTTAACAACAGAAAAGAGATGTTTTACTTATTGACAATGTGTATCGAATCGCAAACCTTTCCGTCGCAAATGGACATCAATTCTACGATAACTTTACCCGTAAAAGTCGGTGGCGAAGCGTCCGAACGTGTAGTGCCGTAAAAAGGGGTTCTTTTTTGGCATCTCCACTCCATTCTCGCTCTAGTTTGTGTTGACACTTTCCATGTGGCATGGCATTACAGCGGGGACAGAAGCGAAAAGACGCGTTGAGATAACGTCAGGCAAAATGGCAGTAACGTTTGATATATGCAAAACAACGCTACCCTGTGTTCATTCATCTTTATTTCTTAATTTGGGTTGCGAAAAGTccgtgtggatgtgtgtgagtgagtcgGTTAACACAACTAAGTAAGTGTTGTGAAATGGGAAgcgaaaatggcaaacaaaaatgccaCACCACCCGGTCTGTCAAATACGACCAGTGctcttttgttgtgtgtttgtgtgcgtgaagATGTCCGATTTTGCACTGATTTGACACGGTACCAGCGTGTGTAATTGTGGTTAGTAGTTCCGTAGTATACTACCACTATTACGTCAAAAGTGACAGCTGACAGGTCAGCATGGATCTGTTTACCAAAACCGAACCTTATCAGCATCAGCGTTCGTATCGCGATCGTACAGTGCACGATCGTTCGATCACGATTGCAgcctgtgtgttgtgtgcgtggCTCTAGTTTTGCCGTTTCGCACGGTCGCGTTGTGTTGGTGTATCTGTCCACAGCAGATGATGCTGATGCCCTGTGCCCCGGTTTTGAATGGGATGAGAATGAGCAAACCGCATGAGACGCGCATTTCTATAAATATAATTCGGCCTTTCAAGCGCGTTTGTAACTGCTGTCCCGATCAGTACACCGCCCCAGGCCCAGGCGCTCTGCCGTAACGATGATGCGAagaaccaaaacacacacacaaagataCCCACTCgatgtacaggcagtccccaaGATACGTTATTATGGCGGACCGCTATAATCGGGGAAAGATGCGCGTAATTCTAATTTCCGCGTTTATACTTCACAGTTACATAGTTGACTTCTTTATCTACATTTTAATTGTTCGGCAATCCAGGCGAGTTTGCAAAcgataacataaattaaaaacaaatgttttatacgacaaaggaaggtattttcgaccaattttttgcctttttgcttagattttgtgttAGAAATTACATCAGATGGCAAAAGAGGAACCGTGTATCTCGGGGACAGTCTGTACAAGTTTTCTCCATTAAATGTGTTGATTTAAAGGGTGTTTCCTCTTCATTTTGATATGCTTTTCATTTAGATGAATGTTTGCTGATTTTTACTGATCTTTGCTTTGTGTTATCTTtctcatattttttatgtactaAAGATAAGttaatatctttttttgttgttattgtttttaaccAACTTTTCCCCATTGTGGGGTTTTTGAAATGTCAAAATTTGTACTATTTGCAATTTATGGCACATCGTAACACAATCCATAACGCACTGCTTGGTTTATATATCAAACATTTTCCCTCcaaacattcatttttccccaaaaacaaaaaaaaaatccatgtaAACATCACTCGTTGGCGCCAAATGTGCGTAACGAAATCCTCGTTCCCGAAGCCATCGGTCTATCTGTCGCGGCCGATTTTCATAACATACATAGCCCGATCACTTGCGCGGGGACACTTCCTGCACGCCGGAACTTCCCCCACCAGAAATATCGGTGAGCAAACGGCGAGATCGAATGGCAAACCAGAACGAAGACGACGTCGCCTGACGATGGCGATTGCAATCgaaagtgaaaatatttgtttttgcacccTGCTTCACAGCGCCCGTCCCGATGTCCCGATCATCCGCGGCATCCGGCCTAACGTTGTGGAtggcttttgttgttgttgttgctgctgttgccagCATTAGCTAGCCGCCCTTTCATCCGCGCGTGTTCGTAGAGGGAAATCccggggaaaggaaaaaaaaaccacgagaTATCTGCACGATCTCTTAACTCATCCGTTGATTGctcgcgtgtgtttgtgtgggttcGTGACCATTTTTGCGGCATCTACCCTCTATTCGTGTGCTCATTTTCCGATGCCTGACAGAGACATGGGGTGTTGGCATTCTTTTCTTGCCTTTTACCTTTCgctctatctctctcgctgtcgagagagagaaagagagtatAAAATTGGTACTGGATGGGTTAGAGGCCCTTGTTCTACGTACGGATGGGGTCTGTGTTGGTAAATAGTGTTATTTCCTTCGTAGCGCTAGCGAGGTGAAGCACTTTCGGTGGTATGTCAAAAGCATCTGGCCACTTGAAACGGCGACAAGCAACGGGGTTTCGCCGATATCCTTCAATTATTGTGCATATGAATCAAGCACCGGGGTAGGGCAGTGTCGGTACAGTGTGTCTATTAAAACCGTCAGCAAGAAATACGTTTTGCCCCCAGCCATGTGTAGCAGATCGTTCGTGTGATCTGTTTCGTCGAAGAATTCATAACCACTCCATTCAGTTTTGTGCACACAACACACGTGTGCTTCCGACATCCACACcacagggtgtgtgtgtgtctttacTTTTGGGCGTATCTGTGTAGTGCTGTAAAAGTTCATCGGAATGCAGCGACAGCAAAACAGGAATGATCGTCTCAAACAGCCGCGTGGTCAAGTGGTTCaagttgaatgaaaaatagttTGAAACCACCACTTCCACCCTCCCCCCCGTGTTGTTGACAAAACCCCAAACGTGTGACAGGTGTTAATCGGAATTTTATCTCCATCCAGGTCCCAGTGTGATGTGTTGAGGTGAATTAAACATTATTCATGCAGGAAGGAGTGtgagaaataagaaaaaaaaacgcagcataaaataattatttccgaAAACAACTTCTGCGTGCGTGTGCTGTgctttgtgaaaaaaaaattgcatttgtgcgtgcgtgcttgtttgtttgtgtttttagaGGCCACATCTCATCTCCCCCAACCGCAACCGGGTGTGCAATTAAGTTATCTTTTGTCAACGTGTCCTTTTGTTCCCCGGGAAGCAGGAAGTGTTTGATTAGTGaccgcgagtgtgtgtgtgtgtgtgaattctATTTGCTGGTGAAGCTTCCGCAGTAACGAGTTAGTTTCCCACCCCACACCCACCCACGAGGTGATGGCATTTAATGTTGTGCACCAGCGCAAGTGAGGCGGTTTGAATAGCGTCGCAACGTCCGCAACAGgaggcaaaagcaaaagtgcAGTGCATCGGTGAAGGTGCTGCAGaaggttcatcatcatcaagcgAAGTCACTGCGTCGATCGGCGGCTGatcaaaatgtatgcaatcatgACTATGgagaagcgtttttttttttcgtttcaaacaATCGCTTTGTTTActctgtttgttttactgttgtttatccaaacgcttttctttttactttgcCTTTATCtcttgtgatttttttttctactctatCCACCTCCCGAGCTGGTCTTAGTTTGgttgttttaccttttttgtcaCCTTCATGTATAGCTTCTGATGTAATAATCATTAATTTTCTCACAACGATGCATAACGatcgaaaaaaataatttcctcaCGTTTACCTTCGTTACGCAATgttaccaacaaaaaaaacccgaagaTCGTTTCCACTGTCATACAAAtacgttcgtttgttttacttgttgTGCCATAGTGTGGCTGTCCAACCCCGCTAGTTCAGATTCAGATTGTGCTCACTTGTGCTTGAATATCATGTTGTGCCTAGTGCTTTTTTAAGggttttgttgaatgtttcgtTCCATCTTCATGCGTACTGTGTTGAGATAAGGgggtttggtgtttttgtaTGGTTTACTCCTTTCTTAGCTTTCGTTTACGCTGGTTCCTTTCAATGCTTAaggtttaaattatatttttggagattttttccttttagAAGATAGTACAAGCGATGTGGGTAATGTTAAgggaaatgaacaaaaaaatataaaacagtCCGGCAACTGGCTTTTTTCAGGAAAGATAATTAAGTTTCACACTGAGAGGCACATCGAATCCTACCAGATATAGGCAATCTGACATCTGTTGCCTTCAAGAGGTAGGACTGAGCGTTAGAAGCGCGGTAGAACCTATGGATGAAGATCGGAGACCAAGTGATCTCATGGTACTTTTTGAAGG
This Anopheles marshallii chromosome 3, idAnoMarsDA_429_01, whole genome shotgun sequence DNA region includes the following protein-coding sequences:
- the LOC128712305 gene encoding DET1- and DDB1-associated protein 1, which translates into the protein MYKPYKQVIEIETTHQMVSDLPVSLRAATVALTVVAAAQPITTVLTAEEQEQLRAPTTGRLRQRNMSITEFLKDLPCHNEENFSLFNTENGVKTSSKRPSVYIPTVDIPSEQVIVTDKKNILLRYIHHQWDKKNPPKKRELENASNDLLRKRPRLETRDNNNT